Proteins from a single region of Mycoplasmopsis edwardii:
- a CDS encoding class I SAM-dependent methyltransferase, translated as MNNNNKKVFHNWATLLKYGNATLNIKLWASEKHLLKKYIKQSATILDLGCGSGRTTFALYENGYQNIIAADISEAMIEQANWINQKLNYPIDFQVQDATNLKFQDNQFDFVFFSFNGWPGIPSQKERIKALSEIYRVLKKGGIFIFSAHERDEEKYLANYKKVLNECNEFKFETFGDYIFKNEENFCDFMHLYSLEELKNLILSNTKFKILETLNRDQNFKESNEVLKFSDNTTFWILQK; from the coding sequence ATGAATAACAATAACAAAAAAGTATTTCATAATTGAGCAACCTTACTAAAATATGGTAATGCTACATTAAATATTAAATTATGAGCTTCTGAAAAACATTTATTAAAAAAGTACATTAAGCAATCTGCGACTATTTTAGATTTAGGATGCGGTTCTGGTAGAACAACATTTGCTTTATATGAAAATGGTTATCAAAATATCATAGCTGCCGATATTTCTGAGGCTATGATAGAGCAAGCAAACTGAATTAATCAAAAGTTAAATTATCCAATTGATTTTCAAGTACAAGATGCGACTAATTTAAAGTTTCAAGATAATCAATTTGACTTTGTATTCTTTTCATTTAATGGGTGACCAGGAATTCCTAGTCAAAAGGAAAGAATTAAAGCATTAAGCGAAATTTACAGAGTACTTAAAAAAGGTGGAATATTTATTTTTAGTGCTCATGAACGTGATGAAGAAAAATATTTAGCTAATTACAAAAAAGTTCTTAATGAATGCAATGAATTTAAATTCGAAACTTTTGGTGATTATATTTTCAAAAATGAAGAAAACTTTTGTGACTTTATGCACTTGTATTCACTTGAAGAACTGAAAAATCTAATCTTAAGTAATACTAAATTTAAAATTCTAGAAACATTAAATCGTGATCAAAACTTTAAAGAATCAAATGAAGTTTTAAAATTTTCAGACAATACAACATTTTGAATCTTACAAAAATAA